The genomic segment ACCTAAAAAATATTGTACTTTGAAAATCGAAGCAGACCATATTATTCCTCATCCAGAATCACGAGTTCATAAAAGCCTGTATCAGGATCAAATTCTCGTTTAAAAATCTGATCTGACTCTAAAACACATAATTCAACCGTAGTATTCACTGTACTTCCTTCCATGAGATGTCCTCCGGTAACATGCCCATTACCATCAGCAACCGCCAAGTGAATATGAACCCCATTAATAGCCAAGGTCCCAGTGGCAGACACAATTTCCAATGGCCCACTTATGATATTTTTCGTTCCATCAGACATTCTGAGAACTGCTTTATCGAGACTACCCACCATACAGATAATTATCCCTGATTTTAAATTATTCCTGTCCCTGATATCTTCCAAGGACCCTTTGAGGTCTTGGCCAGGTATTAGTCTTTTAACTATCATATTTAATAATGTTGCCTTTCATTAAATTAATGCATGCAAGCCAGAGTTCGAGATTTTATCTACACCAAAGACGATCTTTTCTTTGCTACCACCACCTATCTCCATCCCAATGACAGGATACTTTCATTTTTACGTTACATTCCAGATCCTAATGGAGACAGAACTCTTAATGGTTCAAGATATAGTAAAGTGGACTCAGAACAAGCTTACAATTTTTTAAATGATGGTTTTACAGAATACCTTTTTGATTGTAAGGTTACTGGCGTTGAGATGATGGGCGTCCCCGTGAAAAAAGTAAAAGAGATATTAAGTCCCTCAAAACGTCTGAAAGAGATCATAAATCATCCCAGACCTGATGAACTTCTATTAAAGGTAATCAAAGTCTCCGATATTTTTAGAGAAGAGGCAGGGATTGGGCAGAAACATTTAGGCATCTCTGGATCTGTACTACCTGGCCTGTACAACCAACATGTTTCTGATATTGATTTTGTAGTTTACGGCCTAAAAAATCATCAAAAAGCGATGAAAACCTTTGAATCACTAAAAAATGACAATAATAGTCCTTTAAAACCAATAACAGATGATTATTGGGCCCGCTTATACGTTAAACGTATTAAAGATTCTACTTTGAGTTACGATGAATTCAAATGGTATGAAAAACGTAAAAATAATAGAGGAGTTGTAGATGGCACTTTATTTGACATTTTAGCCACTAGAAAATGGGATGAAATCCAGGGTAAATATGGTGAGGAAACATATGAACCCCATGGTACAGCCCAACTAGAAGCCACAGTAAGTGATGCATTGGCTGCCTTTGACAACCCAGCAGTCTACCAAGTGGAAGATGTGAACATAATAGAAGGCCCAAATGTGCCCATTAAAGAAGTGGCTTCTTACACCCACACTTATTCCGGTCAAGCCAGAGACGGGGAAACGATAATCGCTCAAGGAAAGCTGGAAAAAGTTACCGGCAGAACAACATATTACCGCCTAATTGTAGGAACTACCCGAGAATCTCTGGGAGAATACATTAAATTGAAAAATTTAAAATTATAGAAAAAATTGATACCATCATAATAAACAAAACAGCCAAAAAATATATAAAAAGGGATTGGAAGGAATATCGATGAATGAAACTATTAACATAGGACTTATAGGTTTCGGAACTATTGGAAGTGGTTTTATAGCCACTTTAAACCAGAACACTAATCTTATTGAAGAAAAAGTGCATAAAAAGGTGAAACTAAAACGAGTTGTTGACCTGGATATAACCACTGACCGTGGCGTGGAAGTAGACCATGAAATTTTATCAACCAATGTCGATGACATCTTGGAAGATGATGAAATCGACATTGTCATCGAACTTATTGGAGGTTATCAACCAGCATTAAATTTCATTCTAAAGGCCATGGAAAATGGTAAACACGTGGTAACAGCCAACAAAGCCTTGCTGGCAAAACACTGGCAGGAAATCATAGACTGCGCATCAAAAAACAGGGTTAGAATATGTTTTGAAGCCAGTGTTGGG from the Methanobacterium sp. genome contains:
- a CDS encoding DUF296 domain-containing protein, whose amino-acid sequence is MIVKRLIPGQDLKGSLEDIRDRNNLKSGIIICMVGSLDKAVLRMSDGTKNIISGPLEIVSATGTLAINGVHIHLAVADGNGHVTGGHLMEGSTVNTTVELCVLESDQIFKREFDPDTGFYELVILDEE
- a CDS encoding DNA polymerase subunit beta, which translates into the protein MQARVRDFIYTKDDLFFATTTYLHPNDRILSFLRYIPDPNGDRTLNGSRYSKVDSEQAYNFLNDGFTEYLFDCKVTGVEMMGVPVKKVKEILSPSKRLKEIINHPRPDELLLKVIKVSDIFREEAGIGQKHLGISGSVLPGLYNQHVSDIDFVVYGLKNHQKAMKTFESLKNDNNSPLKPITDDYWARLYVKRIKDSTLSYDEFKWYEKRKNNRGVVDGTLFDILATRKWDEIQGKYGEETYEPHGTAQLEATVSDALAAFDNPAVYQVEDVNIIEGPNVPIKEVASYTHTYSGQARDGETIIAQGKLEKVTGRTTYYRLIVGTTRESLGEYIKLKNLKL